Proteins encoded by one window of Nicotiana tabacum cultivar K326 chromosome 10, ASM71507v2, whole genome shotgun sequence:
- the LOC107787766 gene encoding kinesin-like protein KIN-14N, whose translation MAPPRNQNKAPIPSSPSNSKYATDEISVDKKRKIAIPRMPTTAGRPTRQAFAVVNAVAQPDLTPTSGPPSTAGSDSPAFEFTKEDVEALLAEKLKTKNKFNTKEKCDLMSEYIRRLKLCVKWFQQLQDNHVTQQASLRTLLDSAEKKCNEMEMLMKAKEEELNSIIMELRKTIEALQEKCAKEESAKLEAMDSFSREKEARDAVEKLQASVSEELKRSQQDNSSANQKIQSLNEMYKRLQEYNTSLQQYNSKLQSELASTNETLKRVEKEKAAVVENLSTLRGHYTSLQEQLSSSRSVQDEAVKQKETLANEVGCLRADLQKMRDERDQQLYQVQVLNAELQKCKECTGKSVAELENMSVRANELEAQCLSQSEQIIRLQEKLTFAEKRLQMSDMSALETKTEYEEQKKMIFDLQQRLADAETKVVEGEKLRKKLHNTILELKGNIRVFCRVRPLLSEDCVSAEANAISFPTSMEAQGRGIDVAQNGQKHSFTFDKVFTPEASQQDVFVEISQLVQSALDGYKVCIFAYGQTGSGKTHTMMGNPESPDNKGLIPRTLEQVFETRQSLQAQGWKYEMQVSMLEIYNETIRDLLSGFDASRPENGGKQYTIKHDVNGNTHVSDLTIVDVHSSSKVSSLLRRAAQSRSVGKTQMNENSSRSHFVFTLRISGVNESTEQQVQGVLNLIDLAGSERLSKSGSTGDRLKETQAINKSLSSLSDVIFALAKKEEHVPFRNSKLTYLLQPCLGGDSKTLMFVNVAPDPSSTGESLCSLRFAARVNACEIGIPRRQTSMRSLDSRLSIG comes from the exons atggcTCCTCCTAGGAACCAGAACAAAGCCCCAATTCCTTCTAGTCCTTCCAAT AGTAAGTACGCAACAGATGAAATATCAGTAGataagaagagaaaaattgcGATTCCCAGAATGCCGACGACCGCTGGTAGACCAACAAGGCAAGCATTTGCAGTGGTGAATGCAGTGGCTCAACCAGATCTGACTCCTACTAGTGGACCGCCAAGTACTGCCGGTTCAGATAGCCCCGCCTTTGAgtttactaaagaggatgttgaaGCTTTACTCGCTGAAAAATTGAAAACTAAGAACAAGTTTAACACTAAG GAAAAGTGCGATCTCATGTCAGAATACATAAGAAGGCTTAAGCTATGCGTTAAGTGGTTCCAGCAGCTTCAAGACAACCATGTCACACAACAGGCATCACTTAGAACCTTGTTAGACTCAGCAGAAAAGAAATGCAACGAAATGG AGATGCTTATGAAAGCCAAAGAGGAAGAATTGAACTCAATCATAATGGAGTTGAGGAAAACTATTGAAGCTCTGCAAGAGAAGTGTGCAAAAGAGGAGTCAGCCAAATTG GAAGCGATGGATTCTTTTAGTAGGGAGAAAGAGGCTAGAGATGCAGTAGAGAAACTGCAAGCTTCAGTGTCTGAAGAGCTCAAGAGATCTCAACAAGACAATTCAAGTGCGAATCAAAAG ATTCAATCACTAAATGAAATGTACAAGCGGCTACAGGAGTACAATACAAGTTTACAGCAGTACAACAGTAAGCTCCAGTCTGAACTTGCTTCTACAAATGAAACATTGAAGCGTGTGGAGAAGGAGAAAGCTGCAGTTGTTGAAAATCTCAGCACCCTCAGGGGGCATTATACTTCTTTGCAGGAACAGCTCTCTTCTTCTAGA TCTGTTCAAGATGAGGCTGTGAAACAAAAAGAAACTTTAGCAAATGAAGTTGGATGTTTGCGGGCGGATTTACAAAAGATGAGGGATGAACGTGATCAACAGTTGTATCAAGTCCAGGTTCTAAACGCTGAATTACAAAAATGTAAGGAATGTACTGGGAAATCTGTTGCTGAGTTAGAGAACATGTCAGTAAGGGCAAACGAACTGGAG gcACAATGTCTGTCTCAATCTGAACAAATAATCAGATTGCAAGAAAAACTTACTTTTGCGGAGAAGAGGTTACAG ATGTCCGATATGTCAGCACTTGAAACAAAAACAGAGTATGAGGAGCAGAAGAAAATGATCTTTGATTTGCAGCAGCGTCTTGCTGATGCAGAAACAAAAGTTGTGGAAGGGGAGAAACTTCGGAAAAAATTGCACAATACTATACTG GAATTGAAAGGCAACATACGGGTTTTCTGCAGAGTGAGACCTTTATTATCCGAAGACTGTGTTAGTGCGGAAGCCAATGCCATCTCTTTTCCTACCTCAATGGAAGCACAAGGGAGAGGGATTGACGTAGCACAAAATG GGCAAAAGCATTCCTTCACATTTGACAAAGTTTTCACGCCCGAGGCTTCACAACAAGATGTTTTTGTTGAGATATCCCAACTTGTACAGAGTGCTCTTGATGGTTATAAG GTTTGTATATTTGCTTATGGTCAGACTGGTTCTGGCAAGACACATACAATGATGGGAAACCCAGAAAGTCCAGATAATAAAGGACTAATACCCCGCACCTTAGAACAGGTATTTGAGACCCGACAGTCTCTTCAAGCACAAGGGTGGAAATATGAAATGCAG GTTTCTATGCTTGAAATATACAACGAAACAATTCGGGACCTTTTGTCAGGTTTCGATGCTTCCAGACCAGAAAACGGCGGAAAGCAATATACAATCAAACATGATGTAAATGGCAACACCCATGTCTCTGACCTGACAATTGTAGATGTTCATAGTAGCAGCAAGGTTTCTTCTCTTCTAAGGCGGGCTGCACAAAGCAG GTCTGTTGGCAAGACTCAGATGAACGAGAATTCTTCAAGAAGTCATTTTGTTTTCACTTTGAGAATTTCCGGTGTTAATGAG AGCACAGAGCAGCAAGTACAAGGTGTACTCAACTTGATTGATCTTGCTGGCAGTGAGCGTCTGTCCAAGAGTGGGTCTACTGGAGATAGGTTGAAAGAAACTCAG GCTATCAACAAGAGTCTATCGTCTTTAAGTGATGTTATATTTGCTCTAGCAAAGAAAGAGGAGCATGTGCCATTTAGAAACTCAAAGCTTACATATCTTCTCCAG CCTTGTCTAGGTGGTGACTCGAAGACGTTGATGTTTGTCAATGTTGCACCGGATCCTTCTTCTACTGGTGAGTCCCTGTGTTCACTCCGATTTGCAGCAAGAGTGAATGCTTGTGAGATTGGAATCCCAAGGCGTCAAACGAGCATGCGTTCATTGGATTCTCGCTTAAGCATTGGCTAA